One Mycolicibacter sp. MU0083 DNA window includes the following coding sequences:
- a CDS encoding MarR family winged helix-turn-helix transcriptional regulator, whose amino-acid sequence MAASSSAGDADPIALARGNWERAGWGDVADGMVAVTSVMRAHQILLARVEATLRPYGLSFSRYELLRLLAFSRSGALPITKASDRLQVHVTSVTHAIRRLEAAGLVERLPHPTDGRTTLVSITDLGRSTVSAATVSLNDEVFADIGMSAQESRVLSSAIETLRRNAGDF is encoded by the coding sequence GTGGCAGCTTCCAGTTCCGCCGGTGACGCGGATCCGATCGCACTGGCTCGCGGCAACTGGGAGCGTGCCGGTTGGGGCGACGTCGCCGACGGGATGGTGGCGGTGACCTCGGTGATGCGTGCCCACCAGATCCTGCTGGCCCGGGTGGAGGCGACGCTGCGGCCCTACGGGTTGAGCTTCTCCCGGTACGAGCTGCTGCGGCTGCTGGCGTTCAGCCGCTCGGGTGCGCTGCCGATCACCAAGGCCTCCGACCGGCTGCAGGTCCACGTCACCAGCGTCACCCACGCGATCCGGCGGTTGGAGGCCGCCGGTCTGGTGGAGCGACTGCCGCATCCCACCGACGGCCGCACCACCCTGGTGTCCATCACCGACTTGGGGCGCTCCACGGTGTCGGCGGCGACGGTCAGCCTCAACGACGAGGTGTTCGCCGATATCGGGATGTCGGCGCAGGAATCACGGGTGCTGTCCTCGGCGATCGAGACGCTGCGCCGCAACGCCGGCGACTTCTGA
- a CDS encoding type III polyketide synthase, with the protein MDVSTPAVAAVAVEFPPNRYSQDEAARALVGIAGPEFRRFFDASGVANRRLALPLERYGELSGFTEANDTFIEVALDLGERALRAALAAAEVEPADVDVVVSTTVTGLAVPTLDARLATRVGLRPDVKRVPLFGLGCVAGAAGVARMHDYLRSYPDQVAVLLAVELCSLTIQRDDVSMANFVAASLFGDGAAAVVATGAARPPAGPRILATRSRLYPDTEDVMGWDIGTSGFRIKLSVEVATVAEKYLGEDVGNFLADHGLTIDDVSTFVCHPGGPKVIEAVQNVLDLPADALNRTRTSLRENGNLSSVSVLDVLRATMADPPPPGSLGLMIAMGPGFCSELVLLGW; encoded by the coding sequence ATGGATGTCAGCACCCCTGCGGTCGCCGCGGTGGCCGTCGAATTCCCGCCGAACCGGTACAGCCAGGACGAGGCCGCCCGGGCGTTGGTCGGAATCGCCGGGCCGGAGTTCCGCCGCTTCTTCGACGCGAGCGGCGTCGCCAACCGCCGACTGGCGTTGCCCCTGGAGCGCTACGGCGAACTGAGCGGGTTCACCGAGGCCAACGACACGTTCATCGAGGTGGCGCTCGATCTCGGGGAGCGCGCCCTGCGGGCGGCCCTGGCGGCCGCCGAGGTCGAACCGGCCGACGTCGACGTCGTGGTGTCCACGACGGTGACCGGGCTGGCGGTACCGACCCTGGACGCCCGGTTGGCGACCCGGGTCGGGTTGCGCCCGGACGTCAAACGGGTTCCGCTGTTCGGCCTGGGCTGCGTCGCGGGCGCCGCCGGGGTGGCCCGGATGCACGACTACCTGCGCTCCTATCCCGATCAGGTGGCGGTGCTGCTCGCGGTCGAACTGTGCTCACTGACCATTCAGCGCGACGACGTGTCGATGGCCAATTTCGTGGCCGCCAGTCTTTTCGGCGACGGTGCCGCCGCGGTGGTCGCGACCGGGGCGGCTCGGCCACCGGCCGGGCCGCGGATACTGGCGACCCGCAGCCGCCTGTACCCCGACACCGAGGACGTGATGGGCTGGGACATCGGCACGAGCGGATTCCGGATCAAGTTGTCCGTGGAGGTCGCCACCGTCGCCGAGAAGTATCTGGGCGAGGACGTCGGCAACTTCCTGGCCGACCACGGCCTGACCATCGACGACGTGTCGACGTTCGTCTGCCATCCCGGCGGGCCGAAGGTCATCGAAGCGGTCCAGAACGTGCTGGACCTGCCCGCCGACGCACTGAATCGGACCCGCACGTCGTTGCGGGAGAACGGGAACCTGTCGTCGGTCTCGGTGCTCGACGTGCTGCGCGCGACGATGGCCGATCCCCCGCCACCGGGCTCATTGGGTCTGATGATCGCGATGGGGCCGGGGTTCTGTTCCGAACTCGTGCTGCTCGGCTGGTAG
- the map gene encoding type I methionyl aminopeptidase — translation MIGWAKRRKTVPHRSPAELDAMDAAGSVVAAALAAVREAAAVGVSTLQLDEIAESVIRDAGATPSFLGYHGFPASICSSVNDRVVHGIPSATELLEAGDLVSIDCGAILDGWHGDAAVTFGIGTLSAADENLSTATRQAMEAGIAAMVVGNRLTDVSHAIETAARAASNRFKCSFGIVDGYGGHGIGRQMHMDPFLPNEGSPGRGPLLVAGSVLAIEPMLTLGTDQTVILADEWTVVTADGSRAAHWEHSVAVTDDGPRILTSPATV, via the coding sequence GTGATCGGGTGGGCGAAGCGGCGCAAAACGGTGCCGCATCGCAGCCCTGCCGAGCTCGACGCGATGGATGCGGCAGGCTCGGTGGTGGCCGCCGCACTTGCGGCGGTCCGCGAGGCCGCGGCCGTCGGGGTCTCCACCCTGCAACTCGATGAGATCGCCGAGTCGGTGATCCGGGATGCCGGAGCGACGCCGTCGTTCCTGGGATACCACGGCTTTCCGGCCTCGATCTGCAGTTCGGTGAACGACCGGGTGGTGCACGGCATCCCGTCGGCCACCGAGCTGCTCGAGGCGGGCGATCTGGTGTCCATCGACTGCGGTGCGATCCTGGACGGCTGGCACGGCGATGCCGCGGTCACCTTCGGTATCGGGACGTTGAGCGCCGCCGACGAGAATCTGTCCACGGCGACCCGGCAGGCGATGGAGGCCGGGATCGCGGCGATGGTGGTCGGCAACCGGCTCACCGACGTCTCGCATGCCATCGAAACGGCTGCGCGGGCGGCGTCGAACCGGTTCAAGTGTTCCTTCGGGATCGTCGACGGCTACGGCGGCCACGGCATCGGCCGGCAGATGCACATGGACCCGTTCCTGCCCAACGAGGGATCGCCGGGCCGTGGACCGCTACTGGTGGCCGGGTCGGTGCTGGCGATCGAGCCGATGCTGACCCTGGGCACCGACCAGACCGTCATCCTCGCCGACGAGTGGACGGTCGTCACCGCCGACGGGTCGCGTGCCGCGCACTGGGAACACAGTGTCGCGGTGACCGACGACGGGCCCCGCATCCTGACCAGCCCGGCCACGGTCTGA
- a CDS encoding adenylate kinase, whose product MRVILLGPPGAGKGTQAIKLAEQLGVPQISTGDLFRSNIAEGTELGRKAKQYLDAGDLVPPELTNALVDDRLDQPDAAGGFILDGYPRSVEQAEALHEMLERRQVKVDAVLEFRVTESELLKRLKERGRADDTAEVIHNRMIVYREETTPLLDYYQDEHDLHVVDALGTVDEVFARALQALGR is encoded by the coding sequence GTGAGAGTCATCCTGCTGGGACCGCCCGGCGCGGGCAAGGGAACGCAGGCCATCAAGCTGGCCGAACAGTTGGGCGTTCCGCAGATCTCCACCGGAGACCTGTTCCGCAGCAACATCGCCGAGGGCACCGAGCTGGGCCGCAAAGCCAAGCAGTATCTCGACGCGGGCGACCTGGTGCCGCCGGAGCTGACGAACGCGCTGGTCGACGACCGGCTCGACCAGCCCGACGCCGCAGGCGGATTCATCCTCGACGGTTACCCCCGGTCGGTGGAGCAGGCCGAGGCGCTGCACGAAATGCTGGAGCGGCGCCAGGTCAAGGTGGACGCCGTGCTGGAGTTCCGGGTCACCGAGAGCGAACTGCTCAAGCGGCTCAAGGAACGCGGGCGGGCCGACGACACCGCTGAGGTCATCCACAACCGGATGATCGTCTACCGGGAAGAGACCACGCCGCTGCTGGACTACTACCAGGACGAGCACGATCTGCACGTCGTGGACGCGCTCGGCACGGTCGACGAGGTGTTCGCCCGCGCCCTCCAAGCACTGGGACGCTGA
- the secY gene encoding preprotein translocase subunit SecY, giving the protein MFSAFISSLRTPDLRRKILFALGIIVIYRLGASIPSPGVNYQNVQQCIKEVSGGDAAQVYSLINLFSGGALLQLTVFAIGVMPYITASIIVQLLTVVIPRFEELRKEGQSGQNKMTQYTRYLTVALAILQATSIVALAANGGLLQSCTLRHDIIKEGIFTQIVIVLVMTAGAVLVMWLGELITERGIGNGMSLLIFVGIAARIPIEGKTILDSRGGMVFTMVCLAALAIVIGVVFVEQGQRRIPVQYAKRMVGRRMYGGTSTYLPLKVNQAGVIPVIFASSLIYIPQLITQLVHGGGSPGNGWWEKFVSTYLSDPSNPVYIGVYFGLIIFFTYFYVSITFNPDERADEMKKFGGFIPGIRPGRPTADYLRYVLNRITLPGSVYLGVISVLPNVFLQMGNSGAVQNLPFGGTAVLIMIGVGLDTVKQIESQLMQRNYEGFLK; this is encoded by the coding sequence GTGTTCTCGGCTTTCATCTCATCACTGCGGACCCCCGATCTGAGACGCAAGATTCTGTTCGCGCTGGGGATCATCGTGATCTACCGACTGGGAGCCTCCATCCCGTCGCCGGGCGTGAACTACCAGAACGTCCAGCAGTGCATCAAGGAAGTCAGCGGCGGTGACGCCGCACAGGTGTATTCGCTGATCAACCTGTTCTCCGGCGGCGCGCTACTGCAGTTGACGGTGTTCGCCATCGGCGTGATGCCCTACATCACCGCGAGCATCATCGTCCAGTTGCTGACCGTGGTCATCCCTCGTTTCGAGGAACTGCGCAAAGAAGGCCAGTCCGGCCAGAACAAGATGACGCAGTACACCCGCTACCTGACGGTGGCGCTGGCGATCCTGCAGGCCACCAGCATCGTGGCACTGGCCGCCAACGGTGGACTGCTGCAGAGCTGCACCCTGCGCCACGACATCATCAAAGAGGGCATCTTCACCCAGATCGTCATCGTGCTGGTGATGACGGCCGGCGCGGTGCTGGTGATGTGGCTCGGCGAGCTCATCACCGAGCGGGGTATCGGCAACGGCATGTCGCTGCTGATCTTCGTCGGCATCGCCGCCCGCATCCCGATCGAAGGCAAGACGATCCTCGACTCCCGCGGCGGCATGGTGTTCACCATGGTCTGCCTGGCGGCACTGGCGATCGTGATCGGCGTGGTCTTCGTCGAGCAGGGCCAGCGTCGTATCCCGGTCCAGTACGCCAAGCGCATGGTGGGCCGGCGCATGTACGGCGGCACCTCGACCTACCTGCCGTTGAAGGTCAACCAGGCCGGCGTTATCCCGGTCATCTTCGCCTCGTCGCTGATCTACATCCCGCAGCTGATCACCCAGTTGGTGCACGGCGGCGGCAGCCCCGGAAACGGCTGGTGGGAGAAGTTCGTCAGCACCTATCTGTCGGACCCGTCGAACCCGGTCTACATCGGTGTGTACTTCGGTCTGATCATCTTCTTCACCTACTTCTACGTCTCGATCACGTTCAACCCCGACGAGCGTGCCGACGAGATGAAGAAGTTCGGTGGCTTCATTCCGGGCATCCGGCCGGGCCGTCCGACCGCGGACTATCTGCGCTACGTGCTCAACCGGATCACGCTGCCCGGCTCGGTCTACCTGGGTGTGATCTCGGTGTTGCCCAACGTCTTCCTGCAGATGGGTAATTCCGGCGCCGTCCAGAACCTGCCGTTCGGTGGTACGGCGGTGCTGATCATGATCGGTGTCGGCCTCGACACCGTGAAGCAGATCGAGAGCCAGCTCATGCAGCGCAACTACGAAGGGTTCCTCAAGTGA
- a CDS encoding class I SAM-dependent methyltransferase, translating into MTRTDNDTWNLASSVGITATGVAVGRAIASRAERPLIDDRFAEPLVRAVGLDLFTRLASGEVSTEDFGDEAPMDMARMADNMAARTRFFDDFFIDAGAAGIRQVVILASGLDSRAYRLDWPAGTVVYEIDQPEVIAFKTRVLAEQGAEPTADRRTVSIDLRDDWPAALRAAGFDPALPTAWSAEGLLGYLPPEAQDRLLDTVTTLSAPGSRIATESIPSLGADVEKQARERMRESTERMRGYGLDIDMATLLYFGDRNESGAYLADHGWQVDGHPVEALFAEYGLPPLNDGESPGFGELSYVSAVREGGR; encoded by the coding sequence ATGACACGAACGGACAACGACACCTGGAACCTGGCTTCGAGCGTGGGCATCACCGCCACCGGGGTGGCCGTCGGCCGCGCGATCGCAAGCCGCGCGGAGCGTCCCCTGATCGACGACCGCTTCGCCGAACCTCTGGTGCGCGCCGTCGGTCTGGATCTGTTCACCAGGCTGGCCAGTGGCGAGGTGAGTACCGAGGACTTCGGCGACGAGGCCCCGATGGACATGGCCCGGATGGCCGACAACATGGCCGCACGCACCCGCTTCTTCGACGACTTCTTCATCGACGCCGGCGCCGCGGGCATCCGCCAGGTCGTCATCCTGGCCTCTGGACTGGACTCGCGCGCCTACCGTCTGGACTGGCCGGCCGGCACGGTCGTCTACGAGATCGACCAACCCGAGGTGATCGCGTTCAAGACCCGGGTGCTGGCCGAGCAGGGCGCCGAGCCGACCGCCGACCGGCGGACCGTCTCGATCGACCTGCGTGACGACTGGCCGGCGGCGCTGCGCGCGGCCGGCTTCGATCCGGCGCTGCCGACCGCGTGGAGCGCCGAGGGCTTGCTCGGCTATCTCCCGCCGGAGGCGCAGGACCGTCTGCTGGACACCGTGACCACGTTGAGCGCTCCAGGTAGCAGGATCGCCACCGAGAGCATCCCCAGCCTCGGCGCCGACGTCGAGAAACAGGCCCGCGAGCGCATGCGGGAATCCACCGAACGGATGCGCGGTTACGGGCTCGACATCGACATGGCCACGCTGCTGTACTTCGGGGACCGCAACGAGTCCGGCGCCTACCTGGCCGACCACGGCTGGCAGGTCGACGGCCACCCGGTCGAGGCATTGTTCGCCGAGTACGGGTTGCCGCCGCTGAACGACGGCGAGAGTCCCGGCTTCGGTGAGCTGTCCTACGTCAGCGCGGTCCGGGAAGGAGGACGGTGA
- a CDS encoding class I SAM-dependent methyltransferase has protein sequence MERTGGARSPGDSWDLASSVGTTATMVAVARALATAQADPIIADPFAAPLVRAVGIDFFTRLIDGTLDPAVAAEAQAAAGPMTTLMAVRTKFFDDFFTRADAAGIRQHVILAAGLDSRAYRLDWTAGSTVFEIDQPEVIEFKTRTLSELGAHPTADRRTVAVDLRDDWPAALRDNGFDETEPTAWTAEGLLIYLPPDAQDRLFDNITALSAPGSRLATEHNPDGAAALTGPNQTLGRRFADQGLELDFADLIYDGDRNPAGAYLGEHGWQVSERTRAAVFADYGQEFPDSEIAVRMRNSVAIEAIRT, from the coding sequence ATGGAGCGCACCGGCGGTGCACGATCCCCCGGGGACAGCTGGGACCTGGCGTCCAGCGTCGGCACCACCGCCACCATGGTGGCGGTCGCCCGCGCGTTGGCCACCGCCCAGGCCGACCCGATCATCGCCGATCCGTTCGCGGCACCGCTGGTGCGCGCGGTCGGAATCGACTTCTTCACCCGACTGATCGACGGCACGCTGGATCCGGCGGTGGCCGCGGAAGCCCAGGCCGCCGCCGGACCGATGACGACGTTGATGGCGGTCCGCACCAAGTTCTTCGACGACTTCTTCACCCGTGCCGACGCGGCGGGTATCCGCCAACACGTGATCCTGGCCGCCGGGCTGGACTCGCGGGCCTACCGGCTGGACTGGACGGCGGGCAGCACCGTGTTCGAGATCGACCAGCCCGAGGTGATCGAGTTCAAGACCCGCACGCTGTCCGAGCTGGGGGCGCACCCCACTGCGGACCGCCGGACGGTGGCGGTCGATCTGCGCGACGACTGGCCGGCCGCGCTGCGCGACAACGGCTTCGATGAGACCGAACCCACGGCTTGGACGGCGGAGGGGCTGCTCATCTATCTGCCACCGGACGCGCAGGACCGATTGTTCGACAACATCACCGCGTTGAGCGCCCCGGGCAGTCGGCTGGCCACCGAACACAACCCCGACGGCGCGGCGGCACTGACCGGCCCGAATCAGACGCTGGGCCGGCGGTTCGCGGATCAGGGACTGGAGCTCGATTTCGCCGACCTCATCTACGACGGCGACCGGAATCCGGCCGGCGCATACCTGGGCGAGCACGGGTGGCAGGTCAGCGAACGCACCCGCGCAGCGGTCTTCGCCGACTACGGCCAGGAGTTCCCCGACAGCGAGATCGCGGTGCGGATGCGCAATTCGGTTGCCATCGAGGCGATCCGCACCTGA
- a CDS encoding helix-turn-helix domain-containing protein has translation MDERATASRPGATSAPTHRALDVIEFLAASQGAPRRFSDIVREVGLTQATGHAILMTLYERGWVTRDPADKTFAIGPALPAVAARCTGDRALADAAVSAMAQLCSTYGFPASVLQKFGNTLVVSAHERGIDRRAAAVAGDQIPYAAPFGVAFAAWADHDEQRAWIARTTDPDGALGRQLQVLLDQARARGYDVDRTTLALAQAAQLVGALRADDIAPHVGQILDRLHVEFASAATMVIDDGASGEPFVATIAAPVFGSGGAVTAILCVHPTQALGGDVVDTIGRAVQSAAAALSTPR, from the coding sequence ATGGACGAACGTGCAACAGCGTCAAGACCCGGTGCGACGTCGGCGCCCACCCACCGTGCGCTGGACGTGATCGAGTTCCTGGCCGCATCGCAGGGTGCGCCCCGCCGGTTCTCCGACATCGTCCGAGAGGTCGGCCTGACCCAGGCCACCGGGCACGCGATCCTCATGACGTTGTACGAGCGCGGCTGGGTCACCCGCGATCCCGCCGACAAGACCTTCGCGATCGGACCCGCGCTGCCTGCGGTGGCCGCGCGCTGCACCGGCGACCGCGCGCTGGCCGATGCGGCGGTATCGGCGATGGCGCAGCTGTGCAGCACGTACGGCTTTCCGGCGTCGGTGTTGCAGAAGTTCGGGAACACCTTGGTCGTCAGCGCACACGAACGCGGCATCGACCGGCGCGCCGCGGCCGTCGCCGGTGACCAGATTCCCTACGCGGCGCCCTTCGGAGTGGCGTTCGCGGCATGGGCGGACCATGACGAGCAGCGGGCCTGGATCGCCCGCACCACCGACCCCGATGGCGCGCTGGGCCGGCAGTTACAGGTGCTGTTGGATCAGGCGCGGGCGCGCGGCTACGACGTCGACCGCACCACCCTGGCGCTCGCGCAGGCGGCCCAACTCGTCGGCGCACTGCGGGCCGATGACATCGCGCCGCACGTGGGCCAGATCTTGGATCGCCTGCACGTCGAATTCGCTTCGGCGGCGACGATGGTCATCGACGACGGCGCCTCCGGTGAGCCGTTCGTCGCCACCATCGCCGCACCGGTATTCGGTTCGGGCGGTGCCGTCACCGCCATCCTGTGCGTGCACCCGACGCAGGCGCTCGGCGGCGACGTCGTCGACACCATCGGGCGTGCGGTGCAGAGCGCGGCGGCCGCGTTGAGCACCCCGCGGTAG
- a CDS encoding alcohol dehydrogenase catalytic domain-containing protein, with protein MVLRDGRLEVRPIPDPVPGPGELLLRTLSTAICASDVHFMDHPELGVDDPTGRSLYDRDRDVVLGHEFVGEVLGYGPDCTGRFPVGSRVTSIPILLVNGGADGARIIGQHPAAQGSFAELVVVNESVAAAVADSVASDAAALVDAFAVGEFYVRSADLGPGEIPIVIGAGAIGLSAVAALASRGIEPIIVSDFNADRRELAQRSFGAHITVDPAAESPFDVWRRVRAERGLWGSAAVFECVGATGLIQQLVDAADMTTRIYCAGGWYTGDTLDITSATRQGVTLQFGGGPMPQDWYGTLDNIAAGRIDPLPSIGATITLDEVPDAMDLARRSEGPPRIVVHPNGDA; from the coding sequence GTGGTGCTCCGTGACGGCCGACTGGAGGTCCGCCCGATACCCGATCCGGTGCCCGGTCCCGGCGAACTCCTGCTCCGCACGCTCAGCACCGCGATCTGCGCTTCCGACGTGCATTTCATGGATCACCCCGAACTGGGCGTCGACGACCCGACCGGCCGGTCGCTCTACGACCGCGACCGCGACGTCGTACTCGGGCACGAGTTCGTCGGCGAAGTACTCGGCTACGGCCCGGACTGCACCGGACGGTTTCCGGTCGGGTCACGGGTCACCTCGATCCCGATCCTGTTGGTCAACGGCGGCGCCGACGGCGCCCGGATCATCGGCCAGCACCCGGCGGCGCAGGGCAGCTTCGCCGAACTGGTGGTGGTCAACGAATCCGTCGCCGCAGCGGTAGCAGACTCCGTGGCCAGCGACGCCGCCGCGCTGGTGGATGCGTTCGCCGTGGGCGAGTTCTACGTGCGCAGCGCCGACCTTGGGCCCGGTGAGATCCCGATCGTGATCGGCGCCGGCGCGATCGGGCTGTCGGCGGTCGCCGCGCTGGCGAGCCGGGGCATCGAGCCGATCATCGTCTCCGACTTCAACGCCGACCGACGAGAGCTGGCGCAGCGCAGCTTCGGCGCCCACATCACGGTGGATCCGGCCGCCGAGTCCCCCTTCGACGTGTGGCGCCGGGTCCGGGCCGAGCGCGGCCTGTGGGGGTCCGCGGCGGTGTTCGAATGCGTCGGGGCGACGGGGCTGATCCAGCAGCTCGTCGACGCCGCCGACATGACGACACGGATCTACTGTGCGGGCGGCTGGTACACCGGCGACACCCTCGACATCACCAGTGCCACCCGGCAGGGGGTGACCCTGCAGTTCGGCGGCGGCCCGATGCCCCAGGACTGGTACGGCACGCTGGACAACATCGCCGCCGGCCGGATCGACCCACTACCCAGCATCGGAGCCACCATCACGCTCGACGAGGTGCCCGACGCGATGGACCTCGCACGCAGATCCGAAGGGCCACCTCGGATCGTCGTACACCCGAACGGAGACGCCTGA
- a CDS encoding nuclear transport factor 2 family protein, translating to MTDLQDQHDIAAVLIRYATGIDRRDWELFATVFAEQCDLDYGEIGRWTTAAEVTEFMRLSHQAAGHTLHRISNIAVDVDGDRAVSRCYVDALVFAADNQTGAHAVGFYDDDLMRTAAGWRIAKRRFTAVRVDMVGGA from the coding sequence ATGACCGATCTGCAAGACCAGCACGACATCGCCGCGGTGCTCATCCGATACGCGACCGGGATCGACCGCCGCGACTGGGAGCTGTTCGCGACGGTGTTCGCCGAGCAGTGCGACCTCGACTACGGCGAGATCGGCCGGTGGACCACCGCGGCCGAGGTCACCGAGTTCATGCGACTGTCGCATCAGGCCGCCGGGCACACCCTGCACCGGATCAGCAACATCGCCGTCGACGTCGACGGCGATCGCGCGGTATCGCGTTGCTACGTAGACGCATTGGTGTTCGCCGCCGACAACCAAACCGGCGCACACGCCGTCGGCTTCTACGACGACGACCTGATGCGCACCGCGGCCGGCTGGCGTATCGCCAAGCGCCGGTTCACCGCCGTTCGGGTCGACATGGTGGGCGGGGCATGA
- a CDS encoding SDR family NAD(P)-dependent oxidoreductase: MSGVFADKYGPWALVAGASDGVGAAFAEALADRGLNVVLLARRAAALEELAAGLTARTGVATRTLAVDLSEPDAAARVIAATADLEVGFLTYCAGADPNFAPFLSNSITAAEAMVRRNCMTPMQLCHHYAAPMAERGRGGIVLFGSGAGLVGGANMVVYGPTKAFDMVMAEALWSELSPKGVDVIGLILGKTDTPALRRLEHERGRLASLDAVPEGTDTVDTVIAEAFENLGAGPTVFVGEQMRAAVAMLGQISRNDAVRLMAVASAAAMGE, encoded by the coding sequence ATGAGCGGGGTGTTCGCCGACAAGTACGGGCCGTGGGCGCTCGTCGCCGGCGCGTCCGACGGTGTCGGCGCGGCGTTCGCCGAGGCGCTGGCCGACCGCGGCCTGAACGTCGTGCTGTTGGCCCGACGGGCCGCCGCACTGGAGGAACTCGCCGCCGGGCTCACCGCGCGCACCGGCGTGGCGACCAGAACCCTGGCGGTCGACCTGTCCGAACCCGATGCCGCCGCGCGCGTGATCGCCGCGACCGCCGATCTGGAGGTCGGATTCCTGACCTACTGCGCCGGCGCGGACCCGAATTTCGCACCATTCCTGTCCAATTCGATCACCGCCGCCGAAGCGATGGTGCGGCGCAACTGCATGACACCGATGCAGTTGTGTCATCACTACGCCGCGCCGATGGCCGAGCGCGGCCGCGGCGGGATCGTGCTGTTCGGTTCCGGGGCGGGTCTGGTCGGCGGCGCCAACATGGTCGTCTACGGCCCCACCAAGGCCTTCGACATGGTGATGGCCGAGGCGCTGTGGAGTGAGTTGTCGCCCAAGGGAGTCGACGTCATCGGCTTGATCCTGGGTAAGACCGACACCCCCGCGCTGCGCCGGTTGGAACACGAACGGGGCCGGCTCGCATCACTGGACGCCGTGCCCGAGGGCACCGACACGGTGGACACGGTGATCGCCGAGGCGTTCGAGAATCTGGGTGCCGGGCCCACGGTGTTCGTCGGGGAGCAGATGCGTGCCGCGGTGGCGATGTTGGGCCAGATCAGCCGCAACGACGCGGTCCGGTTGATGGCGGTGGCCAGCGCCGCGGCGATGGGCGAGTAG
- a CDS encoding serine hydrolase domain-containing protein, which yields MVLKVNVPPDLIGGGVAEGYGRIADAFRANFAAGREIGAAVAVYRDGVKVVDLWGGYRDGHTRQPWQADTMVNVFSTTKGVAALAVALAVSRGYFGYDDVVADLWPEFAQAGKDTITVRQLLAHQAGLCAPTPAPTVADVADPARLAPILAAQQPRWAPGTRHGYHSVSLGWYESELIRRTDPAGRTLGRFLADEIAGPLGLDLHIGLPDSVPRDRVALLHSWKRVEALLHLNAMPPGAVAASFNPFGLLSRTALPRNVTPWDGDYNRDDVRTIEMPSSNGIGTAAAIARLYGAAATADPALPLKPAVRDALAAMPAPTPGGERDKVLGVKLIFSLGMSKPFPGSAFGSSDTAYGTPGLGGSFGFADPDTGVGYCYVMNRMGFHLHSDPRELALRRALFGDVLGARTQG from the coding sequence ATGGTGCTCAAGGTCAACGTCCCGCCGGACCTGATCGGCGGCGGTGTCGCCGAAGGATACGGCAGGATCGCCGATGCGTTCCGGGCGAATTTCGCCGCCGGCCGGGAGATCGGCGCCGCGGTGGCGGTGTATCGCGACGGCGTCAAGGTCGTGGATCTGTGGGGCGGCTACCGCGATGGCCACACCCGGCAACCCTGGCAGGCCGACACCATGGTCAACGTCTTCTCCACCACCAAGGGAGTGGCCGCATTGGCGGTGGCCCTGGCGGTCTCGCGGGGGTACTTCGGCTACGACGACGTGGTCGCCGACCTGTGGCCCGAGTTCGCCCAAGCCGGCAAGGACACCATCACCGTCCGCCAGCTGCTGGCCCACCAGGCCGGATTGTGCGCACCGACACCGGCCCCCACGGTGGCCGACGTCGCCGACCCGGCCCGACTGGCGCCGATACTGGCTGCGCAGCAGCCGCGGTGGGCGCCCGGCACCCGGCACGGCTATCACTCGGTCAGCCTGGGCTGGTATGAATCCGAGCTGATCCGACGCACCGATCCCGCCGGTCGCACCCTGGGCCGGTTCCTCGCCGACGAGATCGCCGGACCGTTGGGGCTGGACCTGCACATCGGCCTGCCGGACTCGGTGCCGCGCGACCGAGTCGCTCTCTTGCACTCTTGGAAGCGCGTCGAGGCGCTGCTGCATCTCAATGCGATGCCGCCCGGCGCGGTGGCCGCGTCGTTCAATCCGTTCGGGCTGCTGTCCCGAACAGCCTTGCCGCGCAACGTTACCCCCTGGGACGGCGATTACAACCGTGACGACGTGCGCACGATCGAGATGCCCTCGTCCAACGGAATCGGTACCGCTGCTGCCATCGCCCGACTCTACGGCGCTGCCGCGACCGCGGATCCCGCGCTGCCCCTGAAGCCCGCTGTACGCGACGCGCTCGCCGCCATGCCGGCGCCTACCCCGGGCGGCGAACGCGACAAGGTGCTGGGCGTCAAGCTGATCTTCTCGTTGGGCATGTCCAAACCCTTCCCCGGATCCGCGTTCGGCTCATCCGATACCGCCTACGGCACACCGGGTTTAGGTGGATCGTTCGGCTTCGCCGACCCCGATACCGGCGTCGGCTACTGCTACGTGATGAACCGGATGGGTTTCCATCTGCACAGCGATCCACGGGAACTCGCGCTGCGCCGGGCGCTGTTCGGCGACGTGTTGGGCGCCCGGACTCAGGGGTAG